One stretch of Juglans microcarpa x Juglans regia isolate MS1-56 chromosome 3D, Jm3101_v1.0, whole genome shotgun sequence DNA includes these proteins:
- the LOC121255396 gene encoding glutamyl-tRNA reductase 2, chloroplastic-like: MAVAPFGFATSPLPSLNANRITATATTFSSTSSYSHQVSKLSKTFKSSSPLFSTWKPCLNPRCQVLFPEERIDSRALSASPLELLKSSPANRYTKERSSIVVIGLNVHTAPVEIREKLAIPEAQWPQGISELCAMNHIEEAAVLSTCNRMEIYVVALSQHRGVKEVTEWMSKISGIPVSELCKHLFVLYNKDATQHLFEVAAGLDSLVLGEGQILAQVKQVVKVGQGVAGFDRKISGMFKHAITVGKRVRSETNIASGSVSVSSAAVELALMKLPDSSYAAVRVLVIGAGKMGKLVIRHLVAKGCRNMVVLNRTEERVAAIREELEDVEIIYKPMTEMLACAAEADVVFTSTASETPLFLKEHVEMLPNVRSEVGRRLFIDISVPRNVEPCVSDLETAVVYNVDDLNEVVVANKEDRLRKAMEAQTIIQEESNKFEAWKDSLETVPTIKKLKGYFERIRDAELNKCLSRIGDDMSDKKKAAIHDLSMSIVKKILHGPMENLRCDDAHSLSEILENMRALNRMFDLETDKSILEQKFEAKMGRKSM, encoded by the exons ATGGCGGTCGCTCCTTTTGGCTTCGCGACCTCTCCTCTTCCATCTCTGAATGCAAACCGCATCACGGCCACTGCCACGACATTTTCTTCCACGTCTTCTTATTCTCATCAGGTTTCAAAATTGTCCAAGACCTTTAAGAGCAGCAGTCCTTTGTTTTCCACGTGGAAACCATGTCTGAACCCTAGGTGCCAGGTTTTGTTCCCGGAAGAGAGGATCGATTCGAGGGCGCTGAGTGCTTCACCTCTCGAGCTGCTCAAGTCGTCTCCTGCTAACA GATATACCAAGGAAAGAAGCAGCATTGTTGTCATAGGGCTTAATGTTCACACTGCGCCAGTGGAGATACGTGAAAAACTAGCCATCCCAGAAGCACAGTGGCCTCAAGGCATTAGCGAGCTCTGTGCTATGAACCATATAGAAGAAGCTGCTGTTCTTAGTACTTGTAACCGAATGGAAATATATGTTGTGGCTCTGTCTCAGCATCGTGGGGTTAAAGAAGTGACTGAATGGATGTCAAAG ATAAGTGGGATTCCTGTTTCAGAGCTTTGTAAGCACCTATTTGTGTTGTATAATAAAGATGCCACCCAGCATCTGTTTGAAGTAGCCGCTGGGCTTGactctcttgttctaggggaaGGTCAAATCCTTGCTCAGGTAAAACAAGTTGTTAAAGTTGGACAAGGAGTTGCTGGCTTTGATAGGAAAATCAGTGGAATGTTCAAGCATGCAATCACTGTTGGGAAGCGGGTTAGAAGTGAGACAAACATTGCCTCGGGGTCTGTTTCTGTCAGTTCTGCTGCTGTGGAACTTGCCTTAATGAAGCTTCCGGATTCATCTTATGCTGCTGTTCGAGTGCTGGTGATTGGAGCTGGGAAGATGGGGAAACTTGTGATCAGACACTTGGTTGCAAAAGGGTGCAGAAACATGGTTGTTCTGAACAGAACTGAAGAAAGAGTTGCTGCCATACGGGAAGAGCTCGAGGATGTTGAAATAATCTACAAACCCATGACAGAAATGTTAGCATGTGCTGCTGAAGCTGATGTGGTTTTTACCAGCACTGCATCAGAAACCCCATTATTCTTGAAAGAGCATGTAGAGATGCTCCCCAATGTGCGATCAGAAGTTGGAAGGCGGCTTTTCATCGATATCTCTGTTCCCAGGAATGTGGAACCATGTGTCTCAGATCTTGAGACTGCAGTCGTTTACAATGTGGATGACCTCAATGAAGTTGTGGTAGCTAACAAGGAGGATAGACTCCGAAAAGCCATGGAGGCTCAGACAATTATACAGGAGGAATCGAACAAATTCGAAGCTTGGAAAGATTCCCTTGAGACTGTTCCTACCATCAAGAAGTTAAAAGGCTATTTTGAAAGGATCAGGGATGCTGAGCTGAACAAGTGTTTATCAAGGATTGGTGATGATATGTCTGACAAGAAAAAAGCAGCCATTCACGACCTTAGTATGTCTATAGTAAAAAAGATTCTTCATGGTCCAATGGAGAACCTGAGATGTGACGATGCCCATAGTTTGAGTGAGATTCTCGAGAACATGCGGGCTCTTAATAGAATGTTTGATCTCGAGACAGATAAGTCTATTTTAGAACAGAAGTTTGAAGCCAAGATGGGACGGAAAAGTATGTAA
- the LOC121255433 gene encoding protein RMD5 homolog, with translation MELTTIKDTFDRVNKKQKLSSSKSQEVIDQVGREIEQALEKIQSADDPTSPFDQKSILTDLVLELNAIDPLHQLEGPQKELNLNLSKYQKLLERFFNPDISKAYRNVDFDLHIVNQILASHFYQEGLFDLGDSILNEAGEPEATVLKSQFLDMHQILEAARLRNLEPALKWASTNREKLKQNGSKIELKLHQLQFLDVLQKGTRADAVTYARTYLAPFYSLHKKEFQKLMCCLLWAGRIGSAPYPEITSPTHWENLTEELTREFCSLLGHSYGSPLGVAISAGIEGLPTLLKLVSVMSAKKQEWQAMKQLPVPVELGKEFQFHSIFVCPVSRDQGSEENPPMLMPCSHVLCKQSIMKLSKSGTRSFKCPYCPAEISVGQWRQLYF, from the coding sequence ATGGAGCTAACCACCATCAAGGATACATTTGACCGTGTTAATAAGAAGCAAAAATTATCTTCTTCTAAATCCCAAGAAGTTATTGACCAAGTTGGCCGGGAAATTGAACAAGCTTTAGAAAAGATCCAGTCAGCTGATGACCCCACCTCCCCTTTTGATCAGAAGTCCATCCTTACAGATCTTGTACTCGAGCTCAATGCAATTGACCCACTCCACCAGTTAGAAGGACCACAGAAGGAACTAAACCTAAACCTTAGCAAGTACCAGAAGCTACTTGAAAGATTCTTCAATCCTGACATATCTAAGGCATATAGAAATGTAGACTTTGACCTCCACATTGTGAATCAGATTCTTGCGAGCCATTTTTACCAGGAAGGCTTGTTTGATCTTGGAGATAGCATATTAAACGAGGCTGGAGAACCAGAGGCGACTGTATTAAAATCTCAATTCTTGGATATGCATCAGATACTTGAGGCTGCAAGACTTCGCAACCTTGAGCCTGCACTGAAATGGGCCTCTACCAACCGGGAGAAGCTCAAGCAGAATGGTTCAAAGATCGAGCTTAAACTTCATCAGCTGCAGTTTTTGGATGTTTTGCAGAAAGGAACCAGAGCTGATGCAGTCACATATGCCAGAACTTACCTTGCTCCATTTTATTCCCTTCACAAGAAGGAGTTCCAGAAGCTTATGTGTTGCCTTCTGTGGGCAGGAAGGATTGGAAGCGCCCCGTATCCTGAGATCACATCTCCAACCCATTGGGAGAACTTGACTGAAGAGCTGACCAGGGAATTTTGCAGCCTCTTAGGGCATTCATATGGGAGTCCATTGGGTGTGGCAATATCGGCTGGTATTGAAGGGCTGCCTACTCTTCTAAAGCTGGTAAGTGTCATGTCTGCAAAGAAGCAGGAGTGGCAGGCAATGAAACAGCTGCCAGTGCCAGTTGAATTGGGAAAAGAATTTCAATTTCATTCAATCTTCGTCTGTCCTGTGAGTAGGGATCAAGGTAGTGAAGAGAATCCGCCAATGCTGATGCCATGTTCACATGTTCTTTGTAAGCAATCAATCATGAAGCTGTCAAAAAGTGGAACACGGTCGTTTAAATGTCCGTATTGCCCAGCAGAGATTTCAGTTGGACAGTGGAGGCAACTGTATTTCTGA
- the LOC121255496 gene encoding uncharacterized protein LOC121255496 has product MASRIPFFSFTITPQPRKLHPCPFSSTTLWSNKPRTQIPCINKIGDLDLASGLASEAAKRNAHLVQREEAMKKSKELLFTDLCQYLALKGDEVRKKWRKMDEEDKWVLVKGFISEWSESFHPLSARSVKEMVEEYLQEESPSAKPSPSSLFPGLRRMMGFSQNK; this is encoded by the coding sequence ATGGCTTCAAgaattcctttcttttcatttacaaTCACCCCTCAACCCCGAAAATTGCATCCTTGTCCTTTCTCCTCGACAACCCTTTGGAGCAACAAACCCAGAACACAAATCCCATGCATCAACAAGATCGGTGATTTAGACCTTGCATCAGGTTTGGCTTCAGAGGCGGCAAAGAGAAATGCCCATTTGGTGCAAAGAGAGGAGGCCATGAAGAAGAGCAAAGAGCTCCTGTTCACAGATCTGTGCCAGTACCTTGCTTTGAAAGGAGATGAAGTCAGGAAGAAGTGGAGAAAGATGGACGAAGAGGACAAATGGGTTTTGGTTAAAGGGTTTATTTCAGAGTGGAGTGAGAGTTTCCATCCCTTGTCTGCAAGGTCTGTGAAGGAGATGGTTGAGGAATATTTGCAGGAAGAGAGCCCATCAGCAAAACCTTCGCCTTCATCGTTATTTCCTGGATTGAGGAGGATGATGGGTTTTTCCCAAAACAAGTGA
- the LOC121255490 gene encoding LOW QUALITY PROTEIN: protein trichome birefringence-like 12 (The sequence of the model RefSeq protein was modified relative to this genomic sequence to represent the inferred CDS: inserted 1 base in 1 codon): protein MPPKLLSPVFPCLIFLTLLLLSLYSXSPLSPPPAVPPPNRPLCNLFKGHWVLDPTSKPLYDHTCPFHRNAWNCLKNQRENMGLINSWKWVPESCALPRIDPARFLGLMRNKNIGFIGDSLNENFLVSFLCVLRVADMGARKWKKKGAWKGAFFPKFNVTVGYHRAVLLAKYQWQPKQSTVDDQDGLKGIYRVDVDIPADDWVNISDFYHVLVYNTGHWWGYDKFPKERPLVFYRGGQPIFPPIEMLDGFKVVLENMVSYIQKQVPSRTLKFWRLQSPRHFFGGEWNQNGSCVFSEPLQEFQLDLWFDPRNKGVNKEARQLNHLIEDALQGTGIRLLDLTHLSEFRADAHPAIWLGKKDAVAIWGQDCMHWCLPGVPDTWVDVLSELIRGSLETG from the exons ATGCCTCCTAAGCTCCTCTCGCCCGTCTTCCCATGCCTAATCTTCCTCACTCTCCTCCTTCTTTCCCTCTatt tctctcctctctcacccCCACCCGCTGTCCCACCTCCAAACCGACCTCTTTGCAACCTCTTCAAAGGCCACTGGGTCCTCGATCCCACCAGCAAACCCCTCTACGACCACACGTGCCCATTCCACCGAAACGCCTGGAACTGTCTCAAAAACCAAAGAGAAAACATGGGTCTCATCAATTCCTGGAAATGGGTACCCGAATCATGTGCTCTGCCTCGGATTGATCCAGCTCGCTTTCTGGGTCTGATGAGGAACAAGAATATTGGGTTTATTGGGGACTCACTGAACGAAAACTTCCTGGTGTCCTTCTTGTGTGTGCTTAGAGTGGCTGACATGGGTGCCAGAAAGTGGAAGAAGAAAGGGGCTTGGAAAGGTGCTTTTTTTCCCAAGTTCAATGTCACGGTGGGGTATCATCGGGCCGTTTTGCTAGCAAAATACCA GTGGCAGCCAAAACAGTCAACAGTTGATGATCAGGATGGACTGAAAGGAATATATCGAGTTGACGTTGATATTCCTGCAGATGATTGGGTCAACATCAGTGACTTCTATCATGTCCTTGTTTACAATACTGGCCATTG GTGGGGTTATGATAAATTCCCGAAAGAGAGACCACTTGTCTTTTATCGTGGGGGACAGCCAATATTTCCTCCCATTGAGATGTTGGATGGATTTAAAGTTGTTCTGGAGAATATGGTCTCTTACATACAAAAGCAAGTTCCCAGCAGGACACTCAAATTCTGGCGTTTGCAATCACCAAGGCATTTTTTTGGTGGTGAGTGGAATCAAAATGGTAGCTGCGTGTTCAGTGAGCCACTCCAGGAATTCCAG CTTGACTTGTGGTTTGATCCCAGGAACAAGGGTGTGAACAAAGAAGCGAGACAGCTGAACCATCTGATTGAAGATGCTTTGCAAGGCACGGGGATTCGACTGCTTGATCTGACTCATTTGAGTGAGTTCAGAGCAGATGCCCATCCTGCAATTTGGTTGGGAAAGAAGGATGCAGTGGCAATATGGGGTCAGGACTGCATGCACTGGTGCTTACCTGGTGTTCCTGACACATGGGTTGATGTCTTGTCAGAACTGATCCGTGGCAGTTTGGAGACAGGGTAA
- the LOC121255443 gene encoding phosphoglycerate mutase-like protein 1 isoform X1, giving the protein MISLFHHLHSSRFSDSVSIIPASISSLGSFPLLFPRVFNCRHGWWCRSKFVSTAPMQNSPSGHSSLPSFLAFVRNLRPCGLLKPYIQVRHGQGIHNVDGDKNYKAYLSPDYFDAHLTPLGWQQVDNLRKHVHASGLSKTIDLVITSPLLRTIQTAVGVFGGEGYADRADVLPLMVANAGNSGRAAISSLNCPPIIAVEHCREHLGVHPCDKRRNISDYQFLFPAIDFSLIENDEDVLWKADIRETKEEVAARGLKFMNWLWTRKEKEIAIVTHSGFLFHTLTLFGNDCHPLVKKEICKHFANCELRSMVIVDRSMAGSDDSPTNYPGKIPSGLDLPSDVAVEKKLEKEEPDSGFT; this is encoded by the exons ATGATATCTCTCTTCCACCACTTGCATTCCTCTCGCTTCTCCGACTCCGTCTCAATCATCCCCGCTTCGATCTCGTCTCTCGGCTCTTTCCCTCTCCTCTTCCCCCG TGTGTTCAATTGCAGACATGGATGGTGGTGCAGGTCCAAGTTTGTTTCCACTGCACCGATGCAAAACTCTCCATCTG GACATTCAAGTTTGCCTTCTTTCTTGGCTTTTGTTCGCAACTTAAGGCCTTGTGGTCTTTTAAAACCATACATCCAGGTGAGGCACGGACAAGGAATCCACAATGTAGACGGAGATAAGAATTACAAAGCATACTTGTCTCCTGACTACTTTGATGCACACCTAACTCCACTAGGCTGGCAGCAG GTTGATAATTTGCGAAAGCATGTTCATGCATCTGGGTTATCCAAGACGATTGATTTAGTCATTACATCCCCATTGCTAAG GACTATACAAACTGCTGTTGGAGTATTTGGTGGTGAGGGTTATGCAGATAGGGCAGATGTACTGCCTCTAATGGTGGCGAATGCGGGAAATAGTGGCCGTGCTGCAATCTCAAGTCTTAATTGCCCACCAATCATAGCAGTAGAGCATTGTCGAGAACATTTG GGAGTTCACCCTTGTGATAAAAGGAGAAACATCAGTGACTATCAGTTCCTTTTCCCTGCAATTGATTTTTCTCTG ATAGAAAATGACGAAGATGTATTATGGAAGGCCGATATTAGAGAGACAAAGGAAGAAGTTGCAGCTAGGGGATTGAAGTTTATGAACTG GTTGTGGACAAGGAAAGAGAAGGAGATAGCAATTGTTACCCACAGTGGATTCTTGTTTCATACGCTAACTTTGTTTGGAAATGACTGTCACCCTTTggtgaaaaaagaaatatgcaaaCA CTTTGCGAATTGTGAGCTTCGTTCTATGGTCATTGTTGATAGAAG TATGGCAGGTTCAGATGACTCGCCAACTAATTATCCAGGAAAGATACCTTCTGGGCTTGATCTCCCAAGTGATGTTGCGGTCGAGAAGAAATTGGAGAAAGAAGAGCCAGATTCTGGATTTACGTAG
- the LOC121255443 gene encoding phosphoglycerate mutase-like protein 1 isoform X2, with translation MISLFHHLHSSRFSDSVSIIPASISSLGSFPLLFPRHGWWCRSKFVSTAPMQNSPSGHSSLPSFLAFVRNLRPCGLLKPYIQVRHGQGIHNVDGDKNYKAYLSPDYFDAHLTPLGWQQVDNLRKHVHASGLSKTIDLVITSPLLRTIQTAVGVFGGEGYADRADVLPLMVANAGNSGRAAISSLNCPPIIAVEHCREHLGVHPCDKRRNISDYQFLFPAIDFSLIENDEDVLWKADIRETKEEVAARGLKFMNWLWTRKEKEIAIVTHSGFLFHTLTLFGNDCHPLVKKEICKHFANCELRSMVIVDRSMAGSDDSPTNYPGKIPSGLDLPSDVAVEKKLEKEEPDSGFT, from the exons ATGATATCTCTCTTCCACCACTTGCATTCCTCTCGCTTCTCCGACTCCGTCTCAATCATCCCCGCTTCGATCTCGTCTCTCGGCTCTTTCCCTCTCCTCTTCCCCCG ACATGGATGGTGGTGCAGGTCCAAGTTTGTTTCCACTGCACCGATGCAAAACTCTCCATCTG GACATTCAAGTTTGCCTTCTTTCTTGGCTTTTGTTCGCAACTTAAGGCCTTGTGGTCTTTTAAAACCATACATCCAGGTGAGGCACGGACAAGGAATCCACAATGTAGACGGAGATAAGAATTACAAAGCATACTTGTCTCCTGACTACTTTGATGCACACCTAACTCCACTAGGCTGGCAGCAG GTTGATAATTTGCGAAAGCATGTTCATGCATCTGGGTTATCCAAGACGATTGATTTAGTCATTACATCCCCATTGCTAAG GACTATACAAACTGCTGTTGGAGTATTTGGTGGTGAGGGTTATGCAGATAGGGCAGATGTACTGCCTCTAATGGTGGCGAATGCGGGAAATAGTGGCCGTGCTGCAATCTCAAGTCTTAATTGCCCACCAATCATAGCAGTAGAGCATTGTCGAGAACATTTG GGAGTTCACCCTTGTGATAAAAGGAGAAACATCAGTGACTATCAGTTCCTTTTCCCTGCAATTGATTTTTCTCTG ATAGAAAATGACGAAGATGTATTATGGAAGGCCGATATTAGAGAGACAAAGGAAGAAGTTGCAGCTAGGGGATTGAAGTTTATGAACTG GTTGTGGACAAGGAAAGAGAAGGAGATAGCAATTGTTACCCACAGTGGATTCTTGTTTCATACGCTAACTTTGTTTGGAAATGACTGTCACCCTTTggtgaaaaaagaaatatgcaaaCA CTTTGCGAATTGTGAGCTTCGTTCTATGGTCATTGTTGATAGAAG TATGGCAGGTTCAGATGACTCGCCAACTAATTATCCAGGAAAGATACCTTCTGGGCTTGATCTCCCAAGTGATGTTGCGGTCGAGAAGAAATTGGAGAAAGAAGAGCCAGATTCTGGATTTACGTAG
- the LOC121255443 gene encoding phosphoglycerate mutase-like protein 1 isoform X5: protein MDGGAGPSLFPLHRCKTLHLVRHGQGIHNVDGDKNYKAYLSPDYFDAHLTPLGWQQVDNLRKHVHASGLSKTIDLVITSPLLRTIQTAVGVFGGEGYADRADVLPLMVANAGNSGRAAISSLNCPPIIAVEHCREHLGVHPCDKRRNISDYQFLFPAIDFSLIENDEDVLWKADIRETKEEVAARGLKFMNWLWTRKEKEIAIVTHSGFLFHTLTLFGNDCHPLVKKEICKHFANCELRSMVIVDRSMAGSDDSPTNYPGKIPSGLDLPSDVAVEKKLEKEEPDSGFT, encoded by the exons ATGGATGGTGGTGCAGGTCCAAGTTTGTTTCCACTGCACCGATGCAAAACTCTCCATCTG GTGAGGCACGGACAAGGAATCCACAATGTAGACGGAGATAAGAATTACAAAGCATACTTGTCTCCTGACTACTTTGATGCACACCTAACTCCACTAGGCTGGCAGCAG GTTGATAATTTGCGAAAGCATGTTCATGCATCTGGGTTATCCAAGACGATTGATTTAGTCATTACATCCCCATTGCTAAG GACTATACAAACTGCTGTTGGAGTATTTGGTGGTGAGGGTTATGCAGATAGGGCAGATGTACTGCCTCTAATGGTGGCGAATGCGGGAAATAGTGGCCGTGCTGCAATCTCAAGTCTTAATTGCCCACCAATCATAGCAGTAGAGCATTGTCGAGAACATTTG GGAGTTCACCCTTGTGATAAAAGGAGAAACATCAGTGACTATCAGTTCCTTTTCCCTGCAATTGATTTTTCTCTG ATAGAAAATGACGAAGATGTATTATGGAAGGCCGATATTAGAGAGACAAAGGAAGAAGTTGCAGCTAGGGGATTGAAGTTTATGAACTG GTTGTGGACAAGGAAAGAGAAGGAGATAGCAATTGTTACCCACAGTGGATTCTTGTTTCATACGCTAACTTTGTTTGGAAATGACTGTCACCCTTTggtgaaaaaagaaatatgcaaaCA CTTTGCGAATTGTGAGCTTCGTTCTATGGTCATTGTTGATAGAAG TATGGCAGGTTCAGATGACTCGCCAACTAATTATCCAGGAAAGATACCTTCTGGGCTTGATCTCCCAAGTGATGTTGCGGTCGAGAAGAAATTGGAGAAAGAAGAGCCAGATTCTGGATTTACGTAG
- the LOC121255443 gene encoding phosphoglycerate mutase-like protein 1 isoform X4 yields MVVQVQVCFHCTDAKLSIWPCGLLKPYIQVRHGQGIHNVDGDKNYKAYLSPDYFDAHLTPLGWQQVDNLRKHVHASGLSKTIDLVITSPLLRTIQTAVGVFGGEGYADRADVLPLMVANAGNSGRAAISSLNCPPIIAVEHCREHLGVHPCDKRRNISDYQFLFPAIDFSLIENDEDVLWKADIRETKEEVAARGLKFMNWLWTRKEKEIAIVTHSGFLFHTLTLFGNDCHPLVKKEICKHFANCELRSMVIVDRSMAGSDDSPTNYPGKIPSGLDLPSDVAVEKKLEKEEPDSGFT; encoded by the exons ATGGTGGTGCAGGTCCAAGTTTGTTTCCACTGCACCGATGCAAAACTCTCCATCTG GCCTTGTGGTCTTTTAAAACCATACATCCAGGTGAGGCACGGACAAGGAATCCACAATGTAGACGGAGATAAGAATTACAAAGCATACTTGTCTCCTGACTACTTTGATGCACACCTAACTCCACTAGGCTGGCAGCAG GTTGATAATTTGCGAAAGCATGTTCATGCATCTGGGTTATCCAAGACGATTGATTTAGTCATTACATCCCCATTGCTAAG GACTATACAAACTGCTGTTGGAGTATTTGGTGGTGAGGGTTATGCAGATAGGGCAGATGTACTGCCTCTAATGGTGGCGAATGCGGGAAATAGTGGCCGTGCTGCAATCTCAAGTCTTAATTGCCCACCAATCATAGCAGTAGAGCATTGTCGAGAACATTTG GGAGTTCACCCTTGTGATAAAAGGAGAAACATCAGTGACTATCAGTTCCTTTTCCCTGCAATTGATTTTTCTCTG ATAGAAAATGACGAAGATGTATTATGGAAGGCCGATATTAGAGAGACAAAGGAAGAAGTTGCAGCTAGGGGATTGAAGTTTATGAACTG GTTGTGGACAAGGAAAGAGAAGGAGATAGCAATTGTTACCCACAGTGGATTCTTGTTTCATACGCTAACTTTGTTTGGAAATGACTGTCACCCTTTggtgaaaaaagaaatatgcaaaCA CTTTGCGAATTGTGAGCTTCGTTCTATGGTCATTGTTGATAGAAG TATGGCAGGTTCAGATGACTCGCCAACTAATTATCCAGGAAAGATACCTTCTGGGCTTGATCTCCCAAGTGATGTTGCGGTCGAGAAGAAATTGGAGAAAGAAGAGCCAGATTCTGGATTTACGTAG
- the LOC121255443 gene encoding phosphoglycerate mutase-like protein 1 isoform X3, with the protein MQNSPSGHSSLPSFLAFVRNLRPCGLLKPYIQVRHGQGIHNVDGDKNYKAYLSPDYFDAHLTPLGWQQVDNLRKHVHASGLSKTIDLVITSPLLRTIQTAVGVFGGEGYADRADVLPLMVANAGNSGRAAISSLNCPPIIAVEHCREHLGVHPCDKRRNISDYQFLFPAIDFSLIENDEDVLWKADIRETKEEVAARGLKFMNWLWTRKEKEIAIVTHSGFLFHTLTLFGNDCHPLVKKEICKHFANCELRSMVIVDRSMAGSDDSPTNYPGKIPSGLDLPSDVAVEKKLEKEEPDSGFT; encoded by the exons ATGCAAAACTCTCCATCTG GACATTCAAGTTTGCCTTCTTTCTTGGCTTTTGTTCGCAACTTAAGGCCTTGTGGTCTTTTAAAACCATACATCCAGGTGAGGCACGGACAAGGAATCCACAATGTAGACGGAGATAAGAATTACAAAGCATACTTGTCTCCTGACTACTTTGATGCACACCTAACTCCACTAGGCTGGCAGCAG GTTGATAATTTGCGAAAGCATGTTCATGCATCTGGGTTATCCAAGACGATTGATTTAGTCATTACATCCCCATTGCTAAG GACTATACAAACTGCTGTTGGAGTATTTGGTGGTGAGGGTTATGCAGATAGGGCAGATGTACTGCCTCTAATGGTGGCGAATGCGGGAAATAGTGGCCGTGCTGCAATCTCAAGTCTTAATTGCCCACCAATCATAGCAGTAGAGCATTGTCGAGAACATTTG GGAGTTCACCCTTGTGATAAAAGGAGAAACATCAGTGACTATCAGTTCCTTTTCCCTGCAATTGATTTTTCTCTG ATAGAAAATGACGAAGATGTATTATGGAAGGCCGATATTAGAGAGACAAAGGAAGAAGTTGCAGCTAGGGGATTGAAGTTTATGAACTG GTTGTGGACAAGGAAAGAGAAGGAGATAGCAATTGTTACCCACAGTGGATTCTTGTTTCATACGCTAACTTTGTTTGGAAATGACTGTCACCCTTTggtgaaaaaagaaatatgcaaaCA CTTTGCGAATTGTGAGCTTCGTTCTATGGTCATTGTTGATAGAAG TATGGCAGGTTCAGATGACTCGCCAACTAATTATCCAGGAAAGATACCTTCTGGGCTTGATCTCCCAAGTGATGTTGCGGTCGAGAAGAAATTGGAGAAAGAAGAGCCAGATTCTGGATTTACGTAG